One genomic window of Polaromonas sp. SP1 includes the following:
- a CDS encoding magnesium transporter CorA family protein — protein sequence MRVFNITTGGQGVTETDALPTALPAQGFVWVACARREFEVLQAQIQASLQLLCGTQLVDLHVADLLNNQLPSHYDYTSQYDIMVFRRLAAGQTETDLSTPGEPLHERMKRSGPPVLKRIDTSPVGFAVFDQLLLTVHPTDCAVRDAYAARLLNATTAESRSSGVKLPTSPADMMLRIVNQMVDGYLELRRELTRQLDHWQSELLKPGTRFTNWSSVLDARLAMHHLDEICEDQRSAVQDWVDSIETWPESATPAAMRERELLKVRSRDVLEHIERVVHHVRRMEQSAETAVQMHFSAQSNRTNDIMRTLTALTAIFLPLNLITGFFGMNFEFMPFIHTPTGFWLTFGFMILLVVVVVTVFWRKQYLARTRR from the coding sequence ATGCGCGTTTTCAACATCACCACCGGCGGACAGGGCGTTACCGAAACCGACGCCCTGCCGACCGCGCTGCCCGCCCAGGGTTTTGTATGGGTCGCCTGCGCGCGGCGCGAGTTCGAGGTGCTGCAGGCGCAGATCCAGGCCAGCCTGCAGTTGCTGTGCGGCACCCAGCTGGTCGACCTGCATGTGGCCGATTTGCTGAACAACCAGCTGCCTTCGCACTACGACTACACCTCGCAGTACGACATCATGGTGTTTCGCCGCCTGGCCGCCGGCCAGACCGAAACCGACCTCAGCACACCCGGCGAGCCGCTGCACGAGCGCATGAAACGCAGCGGCCCGCCGGTGCTCAAACGCATCGACACCAGCCCGGTCGGCTTTGCCGTGTTCGACCAGCTGCTGCTGACCGTGCACCCGACCGACTGCGCCGTGCGCGACGCCTATGCGGCCCGGCTGCTCAACGCGACGACGGCGGAGTCGCGCTCCAGCGGCGTCAAGCTGCCCACCAGCCCCGCCGACATGATGCTGCGCATCGTCAACCAGATGGTGGACGGCTACCTGGAGCTGCGGCGCGAGCTCACGCGCCAGCTGGACCACTGGCAGTCCGAGCTGCTCAAGCCCGGCACGCGGTTTACCAACTGGAGCTCGGTGCTCGACGCACGGCTGGCCATGCACCACCTCGACGAGATCTGCGAAGACCAGCGCTCGGCCGTGCAGGACTGGGTCGATTCCATCGAAACCTGGCCCGAGAGCGCAACGCCGGCGGCGATGCGCGAGCGCGAGCTGCTCAAGGTGCGCTCACGCGATGTGCTCGAGCACATCGAACGTGTGGTGCACCACGTGCGCCGCATGGAGCAAAGCGCCGAAACCGCGGTGCAGATGCATTTTTCGGCGCAGAGCAACCGCACCAACGACATCATGCGCACGCTGACGGCACTCACCGCCATCTTCCTGCCGCTGAACCTGATCACCGGCTTCTTCGGCATGAACTTCGAGTTCATGCCCTTTATCCACACGCCCACCGGCTTCTGGCTGACCTTCGGGTTCATGATCCTGCTCGTCGTGGTGGTGGTCACGGTGTTCTGGCGCAAGCAATACCTGGCCCGGACCCGGCGTTAA
- a CDS encoding DUF72 domain-containing protein, with product MPPAHGDLSNVRVGCAGWSLPRETWPEFPEAGSHLERYAARLNAAEINSSFYRPHQPATYARWAASVPDGFRFSVKLPKTITHEKRLRDCENLLDDFLPQVTSLGEKLGCLLVQLPPSLAFDAAAVRAFFDALRERHAGAIAIEPRHASWFTPAADALLQAAGVGRVLADPVMFDAGRAPGGDPGLVYVRLHGSPRMYYSAYAPAVLDALIVRLKLAAASDASLWCIFDNTASGAAVPDALYLARGLARR from the coding sequence ATGCCGCCTGCCCACGGAGATCTGTCAAACGTGCGGGTGGGCTGTGCGGGCTGGAGCCTGCCGCGCGAAACCTGGCCGGAGTTTCCCGAAGCCGGCAGCCACCTTGAGCGCTATGCCGCGCGTTTGAATGCGGCCGAAATCAACTCGTCGTTTTACCGCCCGCACCAGCCCGCCACCTATGCGCGCTGGGCCGCCAGCGTGCCGGACGGTTTCCGCTTCAGCGTCAAGCTGCCCAAAACCATCACGCACGAAAAGCGCCTGCGCGATTGCGAAAACCTGCTGGACGATTTTTTGCCGCAAGTCACCAGCCTCGGTGAAAAGCTCGGCTGCCTGCTGGTGCAACTGCCGCCCAGCCTGGCGTTTGATGCGGCCGCCGTGCGGGCGTTCTTCGATGCGTTGCGCGAGCGGCATGCCGGCGCCATCGCGATTGAACCGCGCCATGCCAGCTGGTTCACGCCGGCGGCCGACGCGTTGCTGCAAGCTGCGGGCGTGGGCCGCGTGCTGGCCGACCCGGTGATGTTTGACGCAGGCCGTGCACCCGGCGGCGATCCGGGCCTGGTCTACGTGCGCCTGCACGGCTCGCCGCGCATGTATTACTCGGCGTATGCGCCGGCCGTGCTGGATGCGCTGATTGTCCGGCTCAAGCTTGCGGCGGCGTCTGACGCTTCGCTCTGGTGCATCTTTGACAATACAGCCAGCGGCGCCGCGGTGCCCGATGCGCTGTACCTGGCGCGCGGGCTGGCCCGGCGCTGA
- a CDS encoding CopD family protein produces MLWVKSLHIVFIASWFAGLFYLPRIFVNLAMVPPESVAERERLILMARKLMRFTTILAVPALAFGLWLYLGYGIGRGPGNGWMHAKLAVVVLVIGYHHACSRLLGKFVANRNTRSHKWFRWFNEVPVLLLFAAVVLVVVKPF; encoded by the coding sequence ATGCTCTGGGTCAAATCACTCCATATCGTTTTCATCGCCAGCTGGTTCGCGGGGCTTTTTTACCTGCCGCGCATCTTTGTGAACCTGGCGATGGTGCCGCCGGAAAGCGTGGCAGAGCGTGAGCGGCTCATCCTGATGGCGCGCAAGCTGATGCGTTTCACCACCATCCTGGCCGTGCCGGCGCTGGCTTTCGGCTTGTGGCTGTACCTGGGTTACGGCATAGGCCGCGGCCCGGGCAACGGCTGGATGCACGCCAAGCTCGCCGTGGTGGTGCTGGTGATCGGCTACCACCACGCCTGCAGCCGCCTGCTCGGCAAGTTTGTCGCCAACCGCAACACCCGCAGCCACAAGTGGTTTCGCTGGTTCAATGAAGTGCCGGTGCTGCTGCTGTTCGCAGCAGTCGTCCTGGTTGTGGTCAAGCCCTTTTAA
- a CDS encoding VanZ family protein, producing the protein MALAAICLVVYASLYPFADWRDQGISPFRFLTAPLPQYWTGFDVGANLFGYAPLGFLLALAALRSRRVSWAVTVAVLACGLLSLAMETLQSYLPSRIPSNVDLALNTLGAWLGACFAWALERAGVVDRWSRFRARWFAQDARGALVLLVLWPLALLFPASVPMGLGQVFERLEAALAEVLTDTPFLEWMPVRDMELQPLVPAAELLCVALGALIPCLLGYCVIRTLWQRAAFSAAIIATGIAVSALSAALSYGPDHAWAWLDLPVQVGIGLAALLALALLPVPRRAAAALALLALAIHLGLLNQAPADPYFAQTLQTWEQGRFIRFHGVVQWLGWIWPYAALLYVLLRLSGREPRP; encoded by the coding sequence CTGGCCCTCGCCGCCATCTGCCTGGTCGTCTACGCCAGCCTCTACCCTTTCGCCGACTGGCGCGACCAGGGCATTTCACCGTTTCGGTTCCTGACCGCGCCGCTGCCGCAGTACTGGACGGGTTTTGATGTGGGCGCCAACCTGTTCGGCTACGCGCCGCTGGGTTTTCTGCTGGCGCTGGCGGCCTTGCGCAGCCGGCGTGTGTCGTGGGCGGTGACGGTGGCGGTGCTGGCTTGCGGCCTGCTGTCGCTGGCGATGGAAACGCTGCAAAGCTATTTGCCGTCGCGCATTCCTTCCAATGTCGACCTGGCGCTCAACACGCTGGGCGCCTGGCTGGGCGCCTGTTTTGCCTGGGCGCTTGAAAGGGCCGGCGTGGTCGACCGCTGGAGCCGCTTCCGGGCGCGCTGGTTTGCGCAGGATGCGCGCGGCGCGCTGGTGCTGCTCGTGCTCTGGCCGCTGGCGCTGCTGTTCCCGGCGTCGGTGCCGATGGGGCTGGGCCAGGTGTTCGAGCGGCTGGAGGCGGCGCTGGCCGAGGTGCTGACCGATACGCCCTTCCTGGAATGGATGCCGGTGCGCGACATGGAGCTGCAGCCGCTGGTGCCGGCCGCCGAGTTGCTGTGCGTCGCCCTGGGCGCGCTGATCCCCTGCCTGCTCGGCTACTGCGTGATCCGCACGCTCTGGCAGCGCGCGGCGTTCTCCGCCGCAATCATCGCCACCGGCATTGCGGTGTCGGCGCTGTCGGCCGCCCTCAGCTATGGCCCGGACCACGCCTGGGCCTGGCTGGATTTGCCGGTGCAGGTGGGCATCGGCTTAGCAGCGCTGCTGGCCCTGGCGCTGTTGCCGGTGCCGCGCCGCGCTGCGGCGGCGCTGGCGCTGCTGGCGCTGGCCATTCACCTCGGGCTGCTGAATCAGGCGCCCGCAGATCCTTACTTTGCGCAAACCCTGCAAACCTGGGAGCAGGGCCGTTTCATCCGTTTCCACGGCGTGGTGCAGTGGCTCGGCTGGATCTGGCCTTATGCGGCGCTGCTCTATGTATTGCTGCGGCTTTCGGGCCGCGAGCCGCGACCTTGA
- a CDS encoding DUF2799 domain-containing protein, translating into MTPALIRFFPVLLIAAAALLAGCESLSPAECATADWRQLGIQDGSRGRSDRAADYYESCAKAGIPVNVAVYRQGRDQGLVSYCQPANALNEGLAGNSYEGVCPAPMDQNFRNIHGIAWREQDARKTLARLQNEQDRMQSELRDSKTAEDRKRTLREQLSRSDRRIEDARLALRDASYQLDRLRSDMHQRGQY; encoded by the coding sequence ATGACCCCAGCCCTCATCCGTTTCTTTCCCGTGTTGCTCATCGCCGCAGCCGCGCTGCTGGCCGGCTGCGAAAGCCTCAGCCCCGCCGAATGCGCCACCGCCGACTGGCGCCAGCTGGGCATCCAGGACGGCAGCCGCGGCCGCAGTGACCGCGCGGCCGACTACTACGAGTCCTGCGCCAAGGCCGGCATCCCGGTCAACGTGGCCGTCTACCGCCAGGGCCGCGACCAGGGCCTGGTGAGCTATTGCCAGCCGGCCAACGCCCTGAATGAAGGCCTGGCGGGCAACAGCTACGAAGGCGTGTGCCCCGCGCCCATGGACCAGAACTTCCGCAACATCCACGGCATCGCCTGGCGTGAGCAGGACGCCCGCAAGACGCTGGCGCGGCTGCAGAACGAGCAGGACCGCATGCAGTCCGAGCTGCGCGATTCGAAAACCGCCGAAGACCGCAAACGCACCCTGCGCGAGCAACTCTCGCGCTCGGACCGCCGCATCGAAGACGCCCGCCTCGCCCTGCGTGACGCCAGCTACCAGCTGGACCGCCTGCGCAGCGACATGCACCAGCGCGGCCAGTACTGA
- a CDS encoding alpha/beta hydrolase, whose product MNAQTQKSLIQGPAGAIEIALDRPAGESRGIAVIAHPHPLFAGTMDNKVVQTLARAFVQCGWTAVRFNFRGVGGSAGSHDEGRGELEDFLAVVEHAAPAAGGQVLALAGFSFGAFVTTHAFARLAASRDIEKLVLVGTSVTRAPAAPIDPAAHPKTLVVHGEEDDTVLFSAVLDWARPQALPVTVVPGGGHFFHGQLPLLKNLVVRHLSSPAI is encoded by the coding sequence GTGAACGCCCAAACCCAAAAATCCCTCATCCAGGGGCCCGCTGGCGCCATTGAAATCGCGCTGGACCGTCCCGCCGGCGAGTCGCGCGGCATCGCGGTGATTGCGCATCCGCACCCGCTGTTTGCCGGCACCATGGACAACAAGGTGGTGCAGACGCTTGCGCGGGCCTTTGTGCAGTGCGGATGGACGGCGGTACGCTTTAACTTTCGCGGTGTGGGCGGCAGCGCCGGCAGCCACGACGAAGGCCGGGGCGAACTGGAGGATTTCCTGGCCGTGGTCGAACACGCCGCGCCGGCCGCCGGCGGCCAGGTGCTGGCGCTCGCGGGGTTCTCGTTCGGCGCGTTTGTCACCACGCATGCCTTTGCGCGCCTGGCCGCCAGCCGCGACATTGAAAAGCTGGTGCTGGTCGGCACCAGCGTCACCCGAGCACCGGCCGCGCCGATCGACCCTGCCGCGCACCCCAAAACCCTGGTGGTGCACGGCGAGGAGGACGACACCGTGCTGTTTTCCGCCGTGCTGGACTGGGCGCGCCCGCAGGCACTCCCTGTTACGGTTGTCCCCGGGGGCGGCCATTTCTTTCATGGACAATTGCCGCTGTTGAAAAACCTGGTGGTCCGCCACCTGTCTTCACCCGCGATCTGA
- a CDS encoding D-alanyl-D-alanine carboxypeptidase family protein, producing the protein MQRSLKALTDFSPAHGLRAFVAPLFLAFSVVLPAVHAQVPQAPEIAARSYLLLDVTANQILAAKDIDSPVEPASLTKLMTEYLVFDALKSKKIDLKQTFSVSERAWKMPGSRMFIDPKMKVPVEDLIKGMVVQSGNDATMALAEGVGGTAENFVRLMNEQAKALGMKSTSYKNPEGLTEPGHTTTARDLSILSTRLMTDFPDYIGYSAIKKYRYPGTPAANDTNRNTLLFRDPSVDGLKTGHTDAAGYCMIATAKRDFPNLGSAGAPGGRRLLAIVLGTSSDSARANESQKLLNWGYTAYEAVKLFDAGQAVVAPAVWKGKSSTVKLGRPEAIVVAVAAGSAPKVKTQVARPDPLVAPFAKGQALGTLKVTLGDNPTPVAEVPLVALEAVEEAGILGRAWDAIRLWIK; encoded by the coding sequence ATGCAACGTTCACTCAAGGCCCTCACGGACTTTTCCCCTGCCCACGGCCTGCGCGCTTTTGTCGCCCCCCTGTTTCTGGCTTTTTCCGTTGTGCTGCCCGCGGTGCACGCCCAGGTGCCGCAGGCGCCCGAAATCGCAGCACGTTCCTATTTGCTGCTGGACGTCACCGCCAACCAGATCCTGGCGGCCAAGGACATTGATTCCCCGGTCGAGCCGGCGTCGCTGACCAAGCTGATGACCGAATACCTGGTGTTCGACGCGCTCAAATCCAAAAAAATCGACCTGAAACAAACCTTTAGCGTCAGCGAGCGCGCCTGGAAGATGCCGGGTTCGCGCATGTTCATCGATCCGAAGATGAAGGTGCCCGTCGAGGACCTGATCAAGGGCATGGTCGTGCAGTCGGGCAACGACGCCACCATGGCGCTGGCCGAAGGCGTGGGCGGCACGGCCGAAAACTTTGTCCGGCTCATGAACGAGCAGGCCAAGGCGCTGGGCATGAAGTCGACCAGCTACAAAAACCCCGAAGGCCTGACCGAACCCGGCCACACCACCACGGCGCGCGACCTGAGCATCCTTTCCACGCGGCTGATGACGGATTTCCCGGATTACATCGGCTACTCGGCTATCAAGAAATACCGCTACCCCGGCACCCCGGCCGCCAACGACACCAACCGCAACACCCTGCTGTTCCGCGACCCGTCCGTCGATGGCCTGAAAACCGGCCACACCGACGCCGCCGGCTATTGCATGATCGCCACCGCCAAACGCGACTTCCCGAATCTGGGCTCGGCGGGCGCTCCCGGCGGGCGCCGCCTGCTGGCCATCGTGCTGGGCACCTCCAGCGACAGCGCCCGCGCCAATGAGTCGCAAAAACTGCTGAACTGGGGCTACACCGCGTATGAGGCCGTCAAGCTGTTCGACGCCGGCCAGGCCGTGGTCGCGCCCGCGGTCTGGAAGGGCAAGTCGTCGACCGTCAAGCTGGGCCGCCCCGAAGCCATCGTGGTGGCCGTGGCCGCCGGCAGCGCGCCCAAAGTGAAAACCCAGGTCGCCCGGCCCGACCCGCTGGTGGCGCCATTTGCCAAAGGGCAGGCCTTGGGCACCCTGAAAGTCACACTGGGCGACAACCCTACGCCAGTGGCGGAGGTGCCTTTGGTGGCGCTGGAAGCCGTGGAAGAAGCCGGCATTCTCGGCCGCGCCTGGGACGCGATCCGGCTCTGGATCAAATAA
- the rpsG gene encoding 30S ribosomal protein S7, translating to MPRRREVPKREILPDPKFGDVDLAKFMNVIMQGGKKAVAERIIYGALDFIEKKNPGKDPLEAFHMAIGNIKPMVEVKSRRVGGANYQVPVEVRPVRRMALAMRWLKEAAKKRGEKSMSLRLANELMEATEGRGGAMKKRDEVHRMAEANKAFSHFRF from the coding sequence ATGCCACGTCGTCGCGAAGTCCCTAAACGTGAAATTCTTCCTGATCCAAAATTTGGCGATGTTGATCTCGCCAAGTTCATGAACGTGATCATGCAAGGCGGCAAAAAGGCCGTCGCCGAGCGCATCATTTACGGCGCGCTCGATTTCATCGAGAAAAAGAACCCCGGAAAAGACCCGCTTGAGGCTTTCCACATGGCCATCGGCAACATCAAGCCCATGGTTGAAGTGAAATCCCGCCGCGTCGGCGGCGCCAACTACCAGGTGCCGGTTGAAGTGCGTCCTGTCCGCCGTATGGCCCTGGCCATGCGCTGGCTGAAAGAAGCCGCCAAGAAGCGCGGCGAGAAGTCGATGTCCCTCCGTTTGGCCAATGAGCTGATGGAAGCCACCGAAGGCCGTGGCGGCGCCATGAAAAAGCGTGACGAAGTTCACCGCATGGCAGAAGCGAACAAGGCGTTCAGCCACTTCCGCTTCTAA
- the hemB gene encoding porphobilinogen synthase, which translates to MTSHASNSAPFAPFPAGRPRRLRRDSFTRNLVREHALTAHDLIYPVFVVDGKQQRQPVASMPGVERLSLDLLLPVAEECVKLGIPVMALFPVVDASLKTYDGVEATNPDGLIPRVVRELKKNFPGLGVMTDVALDPFTTHGQDGLPDDSGYILNEETTAMLVRQAMCQAEAGVDMVAPSDMMDGRIGAIRQALEAQKLIHTRIMAYSAKYASAFYGPFRDAVGSAANLGKADKKTYQMDPGNSDEALREVAMDIAEGADMVMVKPGMPYLDVVRRVKDAFGVPTFAYQVSGEYAMIKAAAQNGWLDHDAVMMESLLAFKRAGADGVLTYFAIDAARKLQQQRS; encoded by the coding sequence ATGACCTCCCATGCCTCCAACTCCGCCCCTTTTGCGCCTTTTCCGGCCGGCCGCCCCCGGCGCCTGCGCCGCGACAGCTTCACCCGCAACCTCGTGCGTGAGCACGCACTCACCGCGCATGACCTGATTTACCCGGTGTTTGTGGTCGACGGCAAGCAGCAGCGCCAGCCCGTGGCGTCCATGCCTGGCGTAGAAAGGCTGAGCCTGGACCTGTTGCTGCCGGTGGCCGAAGAGTGCGTGAAGCTGGGCATTCCGGTGATGGCGCTGTTTCCGGTGGTCGATGCGTCCCTGAAGACCTACGACGGCGTGGAAGCGACCAACCCCGACGGGCTGATCCCGCGCGTGGTGCGCGAACTCAAGAAGAACTTCCCCGGCCTGGGCGTGATGACCGACGTGGCGCTGGACCCCTTCACCACGCACGGCCAGGACGGCCTGCCGGATGACAGCGGTTACATCCTGAACGAAGAGACGACCGCCATGCTGGTGCGCCAGGCGATGTGCCAGGCCGAAGCCGGCGTGGACATGGTCGCGCCCAGCGACATGATGGACGGCCGCATCGGCGCCATCCGCCAGGCGCTGGAGGCCCAAAAGCTCATCCACACGCGCATCATGGCCTACAGCGCCAAGTACGCCAGCGCGTTTTACGGGCCCTTCCGCGACGCGGTCGGCTCGGCCGCCAACCTGGGCAAGGCGGACAAAAAAACCTACCAGATGGACCCGGGCAACAGCGACGAAGCGCTGCGCGAAGTGGCCATGGACATCGCCGAAGGCGCCGACATGGTGATGGTCAAACCCGGCATGCCCTACCTGGACGTGGTGCGCCGCGTGAAAGACGCGTTCGGCGTGCCGACCTTCGCCTACCAGGTCAGCGGCGAGTACGCCATGATCAAGGCCGCCGCACAAAACGGCTGGCTGGACCACGACGCCGTGATGATGGAAAGCCTGCTGGCCTTCAAGCGCGCCGGCGCCGACGGTGTGCTGACCTACTTTGCGATCGACGCAGCGCGCAAGCTGCAGCAGCAGCGAAGCTGA
- a CDS encoding ferredoxin — protein MPDSKSSHSYYERHIFFCLNQRENGEDCCADHRAQEGFDRCKSQVKAAGLAGPGKVRVNKAGCLDRCAGGPVAVVYPEAVWYTYVDASDIDEIVESHLKNGKVVERLVTPAHLGR, from the coding sequence ATGCCCGACTCAAAATCCTCCCATTCCTATTACGAACGCCACATCTTCTTTTGCCTGAACCAGCGCGAGAACGGCGAAGACTGCTGCGCCGACCACCGCGCGCAGGAAGGCTTTGACCGCTGCAAGTCGCAGGTAAAAGCCGCCGGGCTGGCCGGGCCGGGCAAGGTGCGCGTGAACAAGGCCGGCTGCCTGGACCGCTGCGCGGGCGGCCCGGTGGCGGTGGTCTACCCGGAAGCCGTCTGGTACACCTACGTGGATGCCAGCGACATCGACGAGATCGTTGAGTCGCACCTGAAAAACGGCAAAGTGGTGGAACGCCTGGTGACACCGGCGCATCTGGGGCGCTAG
- the rpsL gene encoding 30S ribosomal protein S12: protein MPTINQLVRQGREVEKIKSKSPAMENSPQRRGVCTRVYTTTPKKPNSALRKVAKVRLTNGFEIISYIGGEGHNLQEHSVVLVRGGRVKDLPGVRYHIVRGSLDLQGVKDRKQSRSKYGAKKPKAK from the coding sequence ATGCCAACCATTAATCAGTTAGTCCGTCAGGGGCGCGAGGTCGAAAAGATCAAGTCCAAGAGCCCTGCGATGGAAAATTCTCCGCAGCGCCGCGGTGTGTGCACCCGTGTGTACACCACGACGCCTAAAAAGCCCAATTCCGCTCTGCGTAAGGTCGCCAAAGTGCGCCTGACCAACGGTTTTGAAATCATTTCCTACATCGGCGGCGAAGGCCACAACCTGCAGGAACACAGCGTGGTGCTGGTTCGCGGCGGTCGTGTCAAGGACTTGCCCGGTGTGCGTTACCACATCGTCCGTGGTTCGCTCGACTTGCAAGGCGTGAAAGACCGCAAGCAGTCGCGCTCCAAGTACGGTGCGAAGAAGCCAAAGGCCAAATAA